DNA sequence from the Larus michahellis chromosome Z, bLarMic1.1, whole genome shotgun sequence genome:
TCGCCAAAAAACAACTACAAACTCTTCCATGAACCAGCCATCACCTTATTCAACCACACTGCAACCTTTAGCCGCCATTCTCACCTACCGCTGACCACTCAGTACCTTGAGGGCATAGAGGTCCTGAAGTCATTGAGGTACATGATCCCACTGCAGATGAAGAACAGCCTGAGGAAGAGGCTTGCGCCACTTGTATATGTGCAGTCTGACTGCAACCCTCCTTCTGACCGGGACAGGTATGTGCGTGAGCTGATGTGCCACATTGAAGTAGACTCTTACGGGGAATGTCTGCATAACAGAGACCTTCCTCAGCATCTCAGAAATCCAGCTGCCATGGATGATGGGAACTTCTATAAAATACTGGCACAGTACAAGTTCattcttgcttttgaaaatgctatCTGTGAAGATTACATCACTGAAAAACTCTGGAGGCCACTGAAGTTGGGAGTGGTACCAGTGTACTTTGGGTCTCCCAGCGTTGTAGACTGGCTTCCTAGTAACAAGAGTGCAATCCTGGTGTCCAGTTTTTCACACCCTCGGGAGCTGGCCCACTATATCAAAACACTAGATACAAATGATCAAGAATATGAGTCCTACCTACAATGGAAACTGAAAGGGGACATTTCCAACCCAAGGTTGCTTACAGCGATGAAGGAACGTAAGTGGGGAGTGCAAGATATCACCCAGGACAATTACATTGACACCTTTGAGTGCATGGTGTGTAACAGAGTGTGGGAAAACATCAGAAGGACAGAAAAGGTACGTGTGACTTTGTCCTTGTGTCTCAGAGAGGCTTTAAAATGACACTAGTCTCAGATTTGTCCCAGGAAGTTTGGTTACCAGATTTCTGGCCAGCCTACAGCCACTTGTATTGCAATGTCATTGGGTTGTACATCCTCATGTCAAAAGATGTTGGCAGAATTTGTGGGTGCACAGCCAGAGCATGTGTTCCTCATACTGCTGCAGAGCTTGAGCTCATACACATTGGCCGTTGAGCTGATAGTCATTTCAGCAGAGGGCTTGAATTGTTTTTATCAGGCTACAGGAAGTAGCCTAACTTGCTGGCTTGCTTTAGATGACCTGGAACACTTggaaacaggttgcccac
Encoded proteins:
- the POFUT3 gene encoding GDP-fucose protein O-fucosyltransferase 3, with protein sequence MIRMRRKKLWASCFCFAAAFFLVMTLQVITELGSSENKASVISSLRSGPLKPVERHAFQFKKQELHSSFKTDSDVNHYPVVLWWSPLTGETGRLGQCGEDVCFFTINKTYQHNQMTRAFLFYGTDFSIDSLPLPRKDYHDWALFHEESPKNNYKLFHEPAITLFNHTATFSRHSHLPLTTQYLEGIEVLKSLRYMIPLQMKNSLRKRLAPLVYVQSDCNPPSDRDRYVRELMCHIEVDSYGECLHNRDLPQHLRNPAAMDDGNFYKILAQYKFILAFENAICEDYITEKLWRPLKLGVVPVYFGSPSVVDWLPSNKSAILVSSFSHPRELAHYIKTLDTNDQEYESYLQWKLKGDISNPRLLTAMKERKWGVQDITQDNYIDTFECMVCNRVWENIRRTEKGRLPLRWQAQVNHLSCPKPEAFWFSSSNPGWTSLQEMWIASFEQSKKEAWALRHLVERNRNFTAQEFWMLVFKE